A segment of the Calonectris borealis chromosome 10, bCalBor7.hap1.2, whole genome shotgun sequence genome:
AGTAGGTTTTAATACAAACTCTagggttgtttttaaaaagaaatatcaatcCATAGAGGGTTACAGTTAACAGATATCATCATCACTTTATTTCTCAGAACCAGAAATAGTgttgaacaaacaaacaaaaaagacacagCATGTCATTTCCAGAAGTGCAACCAGGGCACGGGGTAGCTCTGAGCGACACGAAGGGCTTCTGCAgccgggagaggaggggagccATAGCAGAAGATggcagctcccgctcccggcgGGCGCCTGACCTTGCGACGCTCTCCGAAGGGATTTGTCACTGCACCCTCCACCCCACCCCGCTAGCAGGACCCACAGCATGTGGGACCACCGCATCCCCCAGCGCCCACCGAGCCAGGGAGCTGCGGGAAGGTGACTTTGCAGGGACGTACCCCAAAATAAGAGACCTTAAAATAAATAGGACCAGAGCTTCTTTACAGTAGGCAATGCACTAGCTTTACCATGAACAAAACTAAGACTAACAGTCACTTCTTGCCAAGAGAGAAACTTCTTCTCCTTTTcacattttccagccccctgccctccccgctgcAGTGCGGCTGGGATGGCATTGCTGGGAGGGGGGGCGCAGCAGCAGCCAGTCCCATCCTCATGCCTGGGCGAGCAGGGCCAGCTGGGgggccctgcacagccccagggctggcagaggggagaggcagCCGGGGGTGCCCGTGTCCATCCCCACGCCAGCCAAACAATCCTCAGCAGCTACCAGCAGCTCTGCACTGTGACCCAACCATATGGCTCCAGATGCCACCCCCGCCAACAGCTGTTATCCAGCTGTCTCCTCCAAAAACACTTCTTCCAGAGGGaagaggggcagggtgggggcacaagCAGGGCCTGACCTCACCCatgctcccccagcaccccaccgcAGCCCAGGCTGGGGGGTTAGCGGAGGGCTGGCAGGGTGCTGCCAGGGCTTACCACCCAgcccgggctggggggcaggaaggggaccCTCAGCCCCACTGGGAAGGGAGGTGGGGCAGTGGTGAGgacggggccgggaggggggacgggggcaGCGCTCACTTCTTAGAGCTCTGCGTCTTCTTGGGCAGCAGCACGGCCTGGATGTTGGGCAGGACGCCGCCCTGGGCGATGGTCACGCCGCCCAGCAGCTTGTTGAGCTCCTCGTCGTTGCGGATAGCGAGCTGCAGGTGCCGCGGGATGATGCGCGTCTTCTTGTTGTCGCGGGCCGCGTTGCCCGCCAGCTCCAGGATCTCGGCCGAGAGGTACTCCAGCACTGCCGCCAGGTACACCGGCGCCCCGGCGCCCACCCGCTCCGCGTAGTTACCCTTCCGCAGCAGCCGGTGCACCCGGCCCACGGGGAACTGCAGCCCGGCCCGCGACGAGCGCGACTTGGCCTTGGCCCGCGCCTTGCCGCCGGACTTCCCCCGGCCCGACATGGCCGGCAGGCAgcggcccctcgccgccgcctCCCAAGAAGCGCCGCGCACAGACGGTCCCGGCGCCTGCAGGGAGATAAACGCCGTTACACCGCGCCGCTGGGCCGGGGCCCCGCCgtccccgcccgccgctgccgcgcctCCCTtacccgcagccgccgccgctccgccctgcgcgccgcccgccgccgcactgccagggccgccgccgccgcgccgcggaTATGCCTGCCCGCCCCACCGCCCGCCTCTTCCCATTGGTTATCGCCGCGGCCGCCGCGGTGCTGATTGGTCGCCGCGTCGATCCCTGATTTGCATAGGGCTCGCAGCGCCCCGGCTCtgccgcggggccggcgccgagggcagcgcccggcggggagcgACCCGGGTCTGCCCCTTGCTCCGGGGAGGGTCCCGGCTCCCTACCGGCCAAGCCCGGCCGCAGCCAGGGCTCCCCCACACCCCGGTAGCTGCTTCCTGGCTGCGCCGGGGCCGAGAGGGGGCGGGGTTTGGCCGGAGCCCCCGTGAGTGTCCCGGCAGTGCTGCTCCTCACCGGCTGCCGCTTTTGCCTTGCCCAAACCCATAGTCCCCTCCCTGGCCAGCGGGACGCCTCTCCTGGGAGGGTGCCAGGGCCTGCGGGCAGGAGGGGATGCTCCGGGGGCGGGGGAGCAAGCACTGCCCCCCTGCCAGAGTATCATGCATCAAAGGGGAAAGTTGCTCCCAAGCCAGCTTTTGGGGACAGGTTGCGCCAGGTTGAGCGCGGTCATCTCCTCTCCATGTAGGAGCAACCGCTTGCAAACGGCGTTGGGTGAGCAGCCAGGCTCCAGTTGAAAGGTGGTGTAGTTCAGCAATAACACCTCCTCGTTAAACCCTcagggtaggtttttttttttgtgatagtGCTGCTGGTGCTCACAGCCTGGAGGGAGATAATCTGTACCCAGCCTCTTTGCATCACCCCTGCCTCCCCAAGGGAAGGATTATGTTCCCCAGAGCAGGGAAAGGTGAGCGTCCCCCACTCATGCTCAGCATCTTCACTCCCTCCACAGCAACTGGAGACCTGAAATGAATTTGAGATGAGCCAGTGACCTTTGGAAAAGCCTGATCTGCGGTTAGCACTGACCAGGCCAGGGCAGCTGACCTGCTCGCCGTGGAGGAGCGATGGCCGGGCAGGGAGAGAAACATCCCTTGTGGCTCCTGCAAGGACAAGCACTGAGGTGACAGCCCCAGTGCCTGAAGACCTGTTTGTTCTGCCAGGAGCTGCTAATGCAGCGACTCTCTTGCCTCAAGTCATTGTGGGAGCGATGAGGAGCCAGCTAGCAACAGGTTTTCTGGCTGGAAATCCTGATCCCACCCCAGCTTCCCATAAACCAGGAGACCTTCTGGGCTCAGCCACCTCTGAGGCACATGAGGGATTCAGACACAGATTTGGCTCCGAGAGCACTCGGGTCTCCCCGGGTGCCCATCCTGCggctcctgccccagctctgctgtcccTCCCCAGGACGAGTCCCAGCTATGGCtacccctgcagctccccagggacAGATCATTCGAAAGGAGCTCCAAAATACATCCCCGGGGAATATTTTCCACTGGCAAATAGAAATGCTCCAGCAACATGGCCCTGCCACTACCCTGAGAGCTCAGCAGCTCATAGCTGGTCTCTCCCTCAGCAGATGGAGAGGAGAAACGAGCTCTGCCTGCAAAACAGGAGCAAGGGGGCTGCGGTAGGCAAGGGGGACAAAAGGCACGCACATGGACAAGGGCACTGCGCAGTCAACCAGTTAATCCCATTTTATTGTTTCCAATACAACTGAAATACTGCTTTCCAGCAAGGGTCCCACTATGTAAGGCTTTTGGTCTGTAACATCTGGCTCTGTTCACAAAATCCCTGACCTCAAAAACAACTGCCCTATGCTGTTCTGTAATGGCACTTTGGTTATCTGGGCTTTAATGAATGACCGTTATGAACAAGGCAGAGCACATCCCTCCACAGATCAAGAAAATCCTCTCTAAGTCTTCAAATCCCATTAACGAAATGATTGTACAAACAACGTGACAAAGACACGCTGTCccaccccgctgcctgcagggaaACCCAAGCAAAGCCCAGTTCCTCCCAGGCACTGCTTGAACATCTCCCTGTTTAGGAGCCACGAATGCACGTGGCAACGCTGGTGCAGAGCGGGATGACTCTGGCAGATCTTCCTGAGCCTGGGGTTTCCTCCTAGTATTTATTGCACGTTCCTCTGGACTGCAGCCATCTTTTGAGGGCAAGAGTATTCAAAAGGAATTTGTACAGAATCAATATGGAATTAAATGGAAAAGAGGTATCAGTTtaataccaaaaaaaaggaaaaggaaagaaaacaggagacatGAACTGTGAACACTGTCTGAAGGCAGAAGCTACTCCTCCCCAGCAGGCTGAGATGCTTCCCAAGGCTTTATCTGCACTTGGCATGAGCGACTGCCAGGGAGGGAGGCCAGCAGGTTATATCCACTCCCGTCAGCACAAGACAAAGCCAAAACCTTCAAAGATGAAcaccaacttttaaaaaaacacaaagaacagaGACAACAACCTAGAGCATCGGATCAACATCTGAGAGGCTTGGAAAATCTCAACACCAGTCTGCAaagccttccaaaaaaaaaaaaaaccattcctcACTCTGCTTAGGAAAATCAGGAGCAAAAAGGATGGCCAGCCATCCCAGCTGGTGCCTAAGCCTTGCGCTTCTTCGCAGCtggctctccctccttccccagccactgCTGCAGGATATCTGCGCTGGTTTTCTTGGGCGAAGGGCTGTGGATGAACTGACTTGTCCACCTGGGcaaatcattttctttcttctggggAGAGGCCTCCTGGGAGTTTTTTAACCAGCTCAGCATCACTTTGCTGCCTGGGGTGGCTTTGACCTCctggagagagaaaagacagCGTGAGAGAAGTCAGAAGCACGGcgagagcagggcaggcagccgaCTGCGAGAGCTGGTCCAGAACGGGATGCGGAGGCTGGAGCAACGGCCCTGCCTGCAATCAGGCACATCTGCAGGAGGTTCCCTGGGCTGCTGGAAACAGGCTTGTTCCAAGCCCCATTTCACATGGAATTTGCCTCATTTGGCAGAGAAATCCTGGCACGGGGTGACAGTTTATTTCTGGAAGCGGAGGGAAGGGAATCTGTT
Coding sequences within it:
- the LOC142086215 gene encoding histone H2A isoform X2, which produces MSGRGKSGGKARAKAKSRSSRAGLQFPVGRVHRLLRKGNYAERVGAGAPVYLAAVLEYLSAEILELAGNAARDNKKTRIIPRHLQLAIRNDEELNKLLGGVTIAQGGVLPNIQAVLLPKKTQSSKKTSVLYNPRVLCIS
- the LOC142086215 gene encoding histone H2A isoform X1; this translates as MSGRGKSGGKARAKAKSRSSRAGLQFPVGRVHRLLRKGNYAERVGAGAPVYLAAVLEYLSAEILELAGNAARDNKKTRIIPRHLQLAIRNDEELNKLLGGVTIAQGGVLPNIQAVLLPKKTQSSKKSLILGYVPAKSPSRSSLARWALGDAVVPHAVGPASGVGWRVQ